The Niallia alba genome includes a window with the following:
- a CDS encoding M20/M25/M40 family metallo-hydrolase: protein MYNQLSSLRTEQQVELLTKQLIQIESYNGTAGEVNKANYLFEIISSFPYFQTHPNHVWKQELDGDKRFNVWAYLQGNTDKKETVIYHAHVDTVGIEDYGKLKDIAHNPDKLAEFFQGYEGDEETREDAQSGEWMFGRGSLDMQSGISIHLVNLLYYMNNREKLDGNILVLFNVDEENQHIGIRGALDELVRLQQERGLSYVAAINNDFISPLYNGDKAKYVYCGGAGKLLPCFSILGREAHVGESLLGIDPTLIASEINRNINQNFSLAEKLDNELVLPPSCLFMKENKQSYNVQTPLSTRMYFNYFIYKKTPSEVLVVLKKIAEAACAKIESELAENYLAFRKANQLPERSVNWKTDVITLQEYMDYLKKSGEEPEKLLESLLVSLPEDLDDRLKAFALVESLQQLDPEKKPRVILFFATPFLPSNTLQEDEKSVSLKEALKEVLHESEEEYKEEFPLRGYFPYLCDGSFLAFNGDQAEIETVKANFPGMHTLFPIDLEKMSNLNIPALNIGVYGKGGHKWTERVYKPYTFQTLPLLIRKVTERLLSL from the coding sequence ATGTATAATCAATTATCATCTTTAAGGACGGAACAGCAAGTTGAATTGTTAACGAAACAACTTATTCAAATCGAAAGCTATAATGGAACTGCTGGGGAAGTAAATAAGGCTAACTATTTATTTGAAATAATTAGCTCTTTTCCTTATTTTCAAACACATCCAAATCATGTTTGGAAACAGGAATTGGATGGTGATAAACGGTTCAATGTATGGGCATATTTGCAAGGAAATACAGATAAAAAAGAAACGGTCATTTACCATGCGCATGTAGATACAGTAGGAATAGAAGATTATGGAAAGCTAAAAGATATTGCACATAATCCCGATAAATTAGCGGAGTTTTTCCAAGGGTACGAAGGGGACGAAGAGACTCGAGAAGATGCACAGAGTGGAGAGTGGATGTTTGGTAGAGGTTCTCTTGATATGCAAAGTGGAATAAGTATTCATCTCGTGAATCTTCTCTATTATATGAACAATAGAGAAAAGCTAGATGGCAATATTCTAGTTTTATTCAATGTCGATGAGGAGAATCAACATATTGGCATAAGAGGCGCGTTAGATGAACTTGTTCGTCTTCAGCAAGAAAGAGGATTAAGCTATGTAGCGGCTATTAATAATGATTTTATTTCTCCTTTATATAATGGGGATAAAGCAAAATATGTATATTGTGGCGGAGCAGGTAAGTTATTGCCGTGTTTTTCGATCCTAGGAAGAGAGGCGCATGTTGGTGAAAGCTTACTTGGTATTGACCCAACGTTAATCGCTTCAGAGATTAATCGAAACATTAATCAGAATTTTTCGCTAGCCGAAAAGCTGGATAATGAATTAGTGCTGCCACCTAGTTGTTTATTCATGAAAGAAAATAAGCAAAGCTATAATGTGCAAACGCCTCTTAGTACCAGGATGTATTTTAATTATTTTATTTATAAAAAAACACCAAGTGAAGTTTTAGTCGTCTTAAAAAAAATTGCCGAAGCAGCATGCGCAAAAATAGAAAGCGAATTAGCTGAGAACTATTTGGCATTTCGGAAAGCGAATCAGCTGCCAGAACGCTCGGTTAATTGGAAAACAGATGTGATAACTCTTCAAGAATACATGGACTATTTAAAAAAGAGTGGAGAGGAACCAGAAAAGCTGTTGGAATCTTTACTAGTTAGCTTACCTGAGGATTTAGATGATCGTCTAAAAGCTTTTGCATTAGTGGAATCCTTACAGCAATTAGATCCGGAAAAGAAGCCTCGCGTTATTCTCTTTTTTGCTACACCATTTTTACCATCTAATACGTTACAAGAGGATGAAAAATCTGTTTCTTTAAAAGAAGCACTTAAAGAAGTATTACACGAATCGGAAGAGGAATATAAGGAAGAATTTCCATTAAGAGGATATTTCCCTTATTTATGTGACGGAAGCTTTTTAGCATTTAATGGAGATCAAGCAGAGATTGAAACAGTAAAAGCAAATTTTCCAGGAATGCATACGTTATTTCCAATAGATCTTGAAAAAATGAGTAATTTAAATATCCCTGCTTTAAATATTGGTGTCTATGGAAAAGGTGGGCATAAATGGACAGAAAGGGTATATAAGCCATACACATTCCAAACCTTGCCATTGCTTATAAGAAAGGTTACAGAAAGATTGCTTTCGCTTTAA
- a CDS encoding thioredoxin family protein — translation MKKVIFFLVFIIILFAGVAFLSNMQKEKAVEGNMYKKDNLKPETIELLDDPNYQNIILPSELEEKLKTEEDVTVYFFSSDCMYCKQTTLELMPLAEELNVSIDQYNLWEFEEGWDKYNIESTPTIVQYKNGEEVSRINGYREPAVFKQWLEEYSVTK, via the coding sequence ATGAAAAAAGTAATATTTTTCTTAGTCTTTATTATTATTTTATTTGCAGGGGTAGCCTTTTTATCTAATATGCAAAAAGAAAAAGCTGTAGAAGGCAATATGTATAAAAAAGATAATTTAAAACCTGAAACAATTGAATTATTAGATGATCCAAATTACCAGAATATTATTCTTCCTAGTGAACTAGAGGAAAAATTAAAAACGGAAGAAGATGTTACCGTCTACTTCTTTAGCTCAGATTGTATGTACTGCAAACAGACTACACTAGAACTAATGCCACTTGCTGAAGAATTAAATGTATCCATCGATCAATATAACTTATGGGAATTTGAAGAAGGCTGGGATAAATACAATATTGAATCCACGCCAACAATTGTTCAGTACAAAAATGGAGAAGAAGTAAGTCGAATCAACGGCTACAGAGAGCCTGCTGTATTTAAACAATGGTTAGAGGAATATAGTGTTACTAAATAA
- a CDS encoding DUF5365 family protein: protein MKVVFASTPTQEERINELVQTFYSKIFPFYFSDKEINKFERLKVLAITPEKAQLLSTLKTSYQVIASLQTLVNILEDPENKCKYKHLFERNVQILEDLDIFFPFDLANFKIDVNGNSYNQANFSMYAEANNQYLL, encoded by the coding sequence ATGAAAGTTGTTTTTGCATCAACACCAACACAAGAGGAAAGAATTAATGAACTGGTTCAGACCTTTTATTCAAAGATATTTCCTTTCTATTTTTCAGACAAGGAAATTAATAAGTTCGAGCGATTGAAGGTTCTTGCTATCACTCCTGAAAAAGCACAGTTATTAAGTACGTTAAAAACATCTTATCAAGTTATTGCAAGTTTGCAAACCCTTGTGAATATACTGGAGGATCCAGAGAATAAATGTAAATATAAGCATTTATTCGAAAGAAATGTACAAATATTAGAGGACTTAGATATTTTCTTCCCATTTGATTTAGCAAATTTTAAAATTGATGTTAATGGAAATTCGTACAATCAAGCAAATTTTAGTATGTATGCAGAGGCGAATAATCAGTATTTACTATAA
- a CDS encoding GNAT family N-acetyltransferase, protein MDDTILIRKTLEKDLAYVISTENDPTNSPYILQWSLQEHKKAISTDSNLLHLIVLDKASEKPVGYVLINGLEDESNSIEIKRIAFSEKGKGYGRKMLQLIKKWAFTERKANRLWIEVVDHNNRAKSLYESEGFKIEGLQREAIKLNDNYQSIYMMSMLSSEYK, encoded by the coding sequence ATGGATGATACTATTTTGATACGAAAAACCCTAGAGAAGGATCTCGCCTATGTGATAAGTACTGAAAATGATCCCACAAATAGTCCTTATATATTACAATGGTCATTACAGGAACATAAAAAAGCGATATCAACTGATTCTAATCTCTTACATTTGATTGTTCTAGACAAAGCATCGGAAAAACCAGTTGGTTATGTCTTAATTAATGGACTGGAAGATGAAAGTAATAGCATCGAAATAAAAAGAATTGCCTTTTCCGAGAAAGGGAAGGGATATGGAAGAAAAATGCTTCAGTTAATAAAAAAATGGGCTTTTACCGAAAGGAAAGCAAATCGGTTATGGATAGAGGTAGTCGATCATAATAATCGTGCAAAGTCTCTTTATGAATCAGAAGGCTTTAAGATAGAAGGATTACAGCGCGAAGCAATAAAATTAAACGATAACTACCAATCCATCTATATGATGTCCATGTTAAGTAGTGAATATAAGTAA
- a CDS encoding DUF47 domain-containing protein, with product MVFKKQDKFAVMLKNIASNLKEGADFFADYKLTNVSDLKTFSETMKEIETKGDTYVHEVITELNKAFITPIEREDILALTMSMDDVLDGLEHTAALFEMYNIISADEYMLRFVEEIKNCAVEIDKAVDLLTTKKLPKIREYAIRIKDHESKCDGILRQSIKNLFSVEKDPIRIIQYKEVYENLEDIADYCQSVANTLESIIMKNA from the coding sequence ATGGTTTTTAAAAAACAAGATAAGTTTGCTGTTATGTTAAAAAATATCGCTTCAAATTTAAAAGAAGGAGCAGATTTTTTTGCTGACTATAAATTAACAAACGTTAGCGATTTAAAAACTTTTTCTGAAACAATGAAGGAAATTGAAACAAAAGGTGATACATATGTTCATGAAGTTATCACAGAATTAAATAAAGCATTTATTACTCCCATTGAAAGAGAAGACATTCTAGCTCTTACAATGAGCATGGATGATGTATTAGATGGCCTTGAGCATACGGCAGCACTATTTGAAATGTACAACATCATTAGCGCTGACGAATACATGCTTCGTTTTGTGGAAGAAATTAAGAATTGTGCAGTTGAAATCGACAAAGCAGTGGATCTGCTTACAACCAAAAAATTACCTAAAATTAGAGAATATGCGATTAGAATTAAAGACCATGAATCTAAATGTGATGGCATTTTACGTCAATCCATTAAAAACCTATTCTCTGTAGAAAAAGATCCTATTCGCATTATCCAATATAAAGAAGTGTATGAAAATCTTGAGGATATTGCTGACTACTGTCAAAGTGTTGCAAACACACTTGAGAGTATTATTATGAAGAACGCGTAA
- a CDS encoding inorganic phosphate transporter yields MNTLLILTILIVVFALAFDFINGFHDTANSIATAVSTKALKPKHAIIMAACMNFIGAMTFTGVAKTITKGIVNPFDLTNGSLVILAALIAAIIWNLVTWYYGIPSSSSHAIIGSIAGAAIASSGFASLNYTGFIKIIQALILSPIIAFIVGYIVYSIFKFFFRDLNLTKTNRRFRYFQIFTAALQSYTHGTNDAQKAMGIITMALLANNYVTTDEVPFWVQFACAAAMGLGTSVGGWRIIKTVGGNIMKIRPVNGVAADLTGAMIIFGSTLIHLPVSTTHVISSSILGVGSSHRLKGVKWGTAQRMLITWVITLPISASIAAICYYILHFFF; encoded by the coding sequence ATGAATACACTATTAATACTTACTATATTAATCGTTGTCTTTGCATTAGCATTTGATTTTATCAATGGCTTCCATGATACAGCCAACTCAATTGCAACTGCAGTGTCAACAAAAGCCTTAAAACCGAAACATGCGATTATTATGGCAGCATGTATGAACTTTATAGGTGCGATGACATTTACAGGTGTTGCAAAGACGATTACAAAAGGAATAGTTAATCCTTTTGATTTAACAAATGGATCACTAGTTATCCTTGCCGCATTAATCGCTGCTATTATCTGGAACTTAGTTACATGGTATTATGGGATACCAAGTAGTTCTTCCCATGCCATTATTGGATCAATCGCTGGAGCTGCTATTGCATCTTCCGGATTTGCTTCCCTTAATTACACTGGATTTATTAAGATTATTCAGGCATTGATTCTTTCACCAATCATCGCCTTTATCGTTGGATATATTGTTTATTCGATCTTTAAATTTTTCTTTAGAGATTTAAACTTAACAAAAACAAATAGACGCTTCCGCTATTTTCAAATATTCACGGCAGCATTGCAGTCTTATACTCATGGTACAAATGATGCCCAAAAAGCAATGGGGATTATCACAATGGCTTTATTAGCTAATAATTATGTTACAACAGATGAAGTTCCGTTTTGGGTACAGTTTGCCTGTGCCGCTGCAATGGGTCTAGGAACATCTGTTGGTGGATGGAGAATTATTAAAACAGTAGGTGGAAACATCATGAAAATTCGCCCAGTAAATGGAGTTGCAGCTGACCTAACAGGCGCAATGATTATTTTTGGGTCAACTTTAATCCACTTACCAGTTAGTACAACTCATGTTATTTCTTCTTCAATCCTAGGTGTTGGTTCATCACACCGATTAAAAGGGGTTAAATGGGGAACAGCACAAAGAATGCTCATTACATGGGTAATTACATTACCAATTTCAGCTAGCATAGCTGCAATTTGTTATTATATCTTGCACTTCTTTTTTTAA
- a CDS encoding aldo/keto reductase, whose translation MVYSIEQKVRLHNGVEKPQLGIGVFKVEEGDTVFHTVQTALELGYRAIDTAAIYRNEEGVGRAIKESVVSRDSLFITTKVWNEDQGYDSTLKAFETSLKKLELDYLDLYLIHWPGKDKYVETWKALERLYEEGAVRAIGVSNFHEHHLDHLLANANEKPTVNQIELHPRLSQENLREYCKKKDIRVEAWSPIAKGRLVNEPTLNYIAKKHGKTPVQVILRWHLQNGHIIIPKSIHPERIKENAEIFDFQLSLVEMDQIDQLNMNERLGSNPDELLF comes from the coding sequence TTGGTCTATAGCATCGAACAAAAAGTAAGGCTACATAATGGAGTAGAGAAACCACAATTGGGTATCGGAGTCTTTAAAGTAGAAGAGGGAGATACGGTTTTTCATACCGTGCAAACTGCTTTGGAACTAGGTTATCGTGCTATTGATACTGCTGCTATTTACAGAAATGAAGAAGGAGTCGGAAGAGCAATAAAAGAAAGCGTTGTCTCTAGGGATTCCCTCTTTATCACCACAAAAGTTTGGAATGAGGATCAAGGATATGATTCGACACTAAAGGCATTTGAGACAAGTTTAAAGAAGCTTGAATTAGATTATCTTGATTTGTATTTGATACATTGGCCAGGAAAAGATAAGTATGTTGAAACATGGAAAGCGCTTGAGAGATTGTATGAAGAAGGAGCAGTTAGGGCGATTGGTGTAAGTAATTTTCATGAGCACCATTTAGACCATTTACTTGCAAATGCAAATGAAAAACCAACTGTTAATCAGATTGAGCTACATCCACGACTTTCTCAAGAAAATTTAAGAGAATATTGCAAGAAAAAAGATATCAGAGTGGAAGCATGGTCCCCGATTGCGAAAGGTCGGTTAGTAAATGAACCTACCCTTAATTATATTGCCAAAAAGCATGGGAAAACCCCAGTTCAAGTTATTTTGCGCTGGCATCTACAAAATGGACATATTATTATTCCTAAATCCATTCATCCTGAAAGAATCAAGGAAAATGCAGAGATATTTGATTTTCAACTAAGCTTAGTGGAAATGGATCAAATAGATCAATTAAATATGAATGAAAGACTTGGTAGTAATCCAGATGAATTGCTATTTTAA
- a CDS encoding GlsB/YeaQ/YmgE family stress response membrane protein, translating into MGFLWSLIIGGIIGWLAGLIVGKDIPGGVIGNIIAGFVGAWLGSLILGDWGPSIADFALIPSIIGAVVLVFILSLIMRGMRKTT; encoded by the coding sequence ATGGGATTTTTATGGTCATTAATTATAGGTGGTATTATAGGATGGTTAGCAGGCTTAATTGTAGGTAAAGATATTCCTGGCGGAGTGATTGGAAATATCATTGCTGGTTTTGTTGGTGCATGGTTAGGTTCATTAATTCTTGGTGATTGGGGTCCATCGATTGCTGATTTTGCTCTAATTCCAAGTATTATTGGAGCTGTTGTCCTAGTATTTATTTTAAGCCTGATTATGCGTGGGATGCGTAAAACAACATAA
- a CDS encoding SDR family oxidoreductase, producing the protein MEKKVVLITGANSGFGKWMALEFAKANYTVIASMRDRNKSKPLIDIATKMGVMSNIEIIILDITSDKSVENLTLYLQEFGRVDLLINNAGYAGAGFSEEIPIQEYQLQMDTNFFGTIRVTQAVLPFMRKQGQGMIINMSSISGEIGFPGMSPYVSSKFALEGWSESLRLELAPFSIPVILIEPGSFQTNIWTTGKKVTEKSTLATSPYFTYMNQLDTYLQKNRHKDGDPRELARKVVAIAQKKQPKMRYVVGKGTKSTILVKRIIPWKWWEKIVLFILK; encoded by the coding sequence GTGGAGAAGAAAGTAGTCCTAATAACAGGTGCAAACAGTGGGTTTGGTAAATGGATGGCACTAGAGTTTGCAAAAGCAAATTATACAGTTATAGCATCAATGAGAGATAGAAATAAAAGCAAACCATTAATCGACATCGCAACTAAAATGGGGGTAATGTCCAATATTGAAATTATTATTTTGGATATTACTTCCGACAAATCAGTTGAAAACTTAACATTATATTTACAGGAATTTGGACGAGTAGATTTGTTAATAAATAATGCTGGTTATGCTGGAGCTGGTTTTTCAGAGGAAATACCCATCCAAGAATATCAATTGCAAATGGACACAAACTTTTTTGGGACAATTCGTGTAACACAAGCTGTTCTACCGTTTATGAGAAAACAAGGTCAAGGAATGATTATTAATATGAGCAGCATAAGTGGAGAAATCGGATTTCCTGGCATGTCCCCTTATGTATCCTCTAAATTTGCATTAGAGGGATGGAGTGAGTCCTTAAGATTAGAATTAGCACCTTTTTCAATTCCTGTTATCCTCATCGAACCTGGTTCTTTTCAAACAAATATTTGGACAACAGGGAAAAAAGTTACGGAGAAATCCACCTTGGCGACATCACCATATTTTACTTACATGAATCAGTTAGATACATATTTACAAAAAAATAGGCATAAGGATGGAGATCCAAGGGAGCTAGCTAGAAAAGTAGTTGCTATTGCTCAAAAAAAACAGCCCAAAATGCGTTATGTAGTTGGAAAAGGAACGAAAAGTACTATCCTTGTTAAACGCATTATCCCGTGGAAATGGTGGGAGAAAATCGTTCTATTTATCTTAAAATAA
- a CDS encoding RluA family pseudouridine synthase encodes MLFERKGDWLLLKIPFQWEGLSIEALFSQILLASKKQIHLSKMGKKVQVNNQNVPWNTLLKQEDILKIKLFQQEPNDIIPTYMDLSILYEDDFLLVVNKPDGIDTHPHSPEDASALLNGVAYHLLMNGEERQLKHIHRLDRDTTGCILFAKHDLVANMLDYMLRERKIKRTYIALVQGFLSQKKGTINKPIGKDRHHSSRRRISETGQNAITHFKRMNRLPNQGLTLISCTLDTGRTHQIRVHLSSIHHPLAGDTLYGGQPIFHRQALHAVKIQFIHPISGEEITVFAPPMDSPPIFPDDDWEELLK; translated from the coding sequence ATGCTATTTGAAAGAAAAGGAGACTGGCTACTGCTTAAAATCCCTTTCCAATGGGAAGGTTTATCAATCGAGGCATTATTTTCACAAATTTTATTAGCTTCAAAAAAACAAATCCACTTATCTAAAATGGGGAAAAAAGTACAGGTAAATAACCAAAATGTTCCTTGGAATACGTTGCTTAAGCAGGAAGATATTTTAAAAATTAAGCTCTTTCAGCAGGAGCCAAATGACATTATTCCGACCTATATGGATCTCTCCATTCTTTATGAGGATGACTTTCTTCTCGTTGTTAATAAGCCAGATGGGATAGATACACATCCTCATTCTCCCGAAGATGCTTCTGCTTTATTAAATGGTGTTGCCTATCATTTGTTAATGAATGGAGAAGAACGACAATTAAAGCATATTCACCGATTGGATCGAGATACAACTGGCTGTATTCTTTTTGCCAAACACGATTTAGTCGCTAATATGCTTGATTATATGTTGAGGGAAAGAAAAATCAAGAGGACATATATCGCACTTGTACAAGGATTCCTATCGCAGAAAAAAGGAACCATTAATAAGCCTATTGGGAAGGACAGACATCACAGTAGCCGCCGAAGAATTTCAGAAACGGGACAAAATGCAATCACGCATTTCAAACGAATGAATCGATTGCCTAATCAAGGATTAACGCTTATATCTTGCACATTAGACACAGGTAGAACCCATCAGATTAGAGTTCATTTGAGCTCCATTCATCATCCGCTTGCTGGCGATACACTTTACGGTGGCCAACCAATTTTTCATCGCCAAGCATTGCATGCCGTAAAAATTCAATTCATCCACCCTATTTCTGGGGAAGAAATTACCGTCTTTGCCCCTCCAATGGACAGCCCACCTATTTTCCCTGATGACGACTGGGAAGAGTTGTTGAAATAG